The Enterobacter asburiae sequence ATATCCCCTCGACGAATAGGATTTGGCAAAAAACCAGCCGGATATTATGGATAATCCCCCATAACACAATGAGACGCGCAAGGATTGCACCTGCAACAAAGGAGAGAATGATCGAGCCAAAGAAAATGATATCGCTCAGATCGGTGGAGGAGACTTCGCTGGATAATTGTGAGGTGTTGCCGGTCATGTGAGAGGGGAAGAAGCCAAACGCCCCAAGGGCGATGGCGTTCAGTAAACCTGCCGAGGTCGCCAGCCAGAGAGCAAGCCGGCGATCCTCCTTATGCGTTCGTTCTTTCTTGAGTCTAATCAGCAAGAATACCTCCGGGTTGAGCTTTGCCTGAATAGTCAGGCTAGCAAAGCGGTGCAACGGGCTGTCCAGGATATGGCTTAATTATTATTCCCTCTGACGCCAATCAGGGTTTAGTAATTAAATAAAATATCCTTGCTCAAGGTGGGGGCGTAAATACTTTATATCATGCCGTTATTGCCGTGACGCAAAAACGCCGGGCGCTGGTTAAGACGTTCAAACCAGGCCTCAATCGCCGGCACGTCGGGCTTGTCAAACGGCGTCATCTTCCAGCGATTCACCGACAGCCCAAGCACCACGTCCGCAAGGGTAAACGTCTCTCCCGCCGCAAAGGCCCCGGTGCGCTGCAGCTGGTTTTCCAGAATGGTGATGCAGTGGTTCCACTCTTTTATTCCCGCCGCAATGCGCGCAGGGTCGTTAAAGTCCGGGTTTTTTCGTCCCAGCGCCGGGAAGACATAGCGCCAGGCGTTATTGAATTCAGTTGCCTGCCAGTCCATCCAGCGCTCAACGTTGGCGCAGGCCTGCGGCTCTGCAGGCAGCAGATCGTGACGTCCGGCCTTGCGCACCAGATAGCGGCAGATGGCGTTGGACTCCCACAGCACGAAATCGTCATCCATCAGCACCGGCACCATGGCGTTGGGGTTCAGCGCGCGGAAGTCATCCGTTTCTGTTGAGGCAAAACCGCTGCCGTAGTCTTCCTGCAGATAAGGGATGCCCGCTTCTTCACAGGTCCAGAGCACTTTACGAACGTTGATGGAGGTGGTTTTACCGAGGATGTTAATCATGACGCCGCTTCTCTTCAGTGGGATTAATCATTTAAAAACAATACACCCTTTGCGCGAAGAGGGAGGGGTAATATTGAGTGAGGAGTGCTCTGTACGGGCAGGTCAGCGTGTTTTAAGCGGAAACGTTACGTCTTCAGGGTGCGTAATGTGGATTATTCCGCGCCGTTTTCTCCAGAGGCGCCTGCTTGCTTAATGCAGGGAAAAAATTTAGGCTAACATCAGAGATATGCTTGCTCATTAAAGGCTTAGAAATGGAAAAAATAACCCCTGAATATACGTCCGTTGACTTATCTCGTTGGGCAAGGAAAGAACATTTTGAGATATTTCAGGGCTTTGCTCAATCGACATTTAATCAGACGGTTTTAATTGATATTACTGCGCTGTTAAAACATATCAAAGCGGTTGGCTGGAAATTTTACCCGACTATTATTTTTCTCATTTCGAAAATCGTCAACAGTCATCCGGAGTTCCGTATGGCTATGAAGGACAATGAGCTTATTATATGGAACGAAGTCCATCCAAACTATACCATTTTCCATAATGAAACAGAGACCTTTTCATCATTATGGAGCCATTACGATGGCAATATTCAGCACTTCCAGAACACCTATACTGAAGACATTGCACGCTACGGTAATAATTTTTCTTATTGGCCTAAAGAAGAATCCCGGGAGAATATCTTTTTCATATCAGGTATTCCCTGGGTAAGTTTTACCAGCTTTAACGTCAACGTTGCGCACATGAAGAACTTTTTTGCCCCTATGTTTACGCTTGGAAAATACTACGAACAAGATGGCAAAGTATTATTGCCCCTCGCCGTTCAGGTTCATCATTCCGTGTGCGATGGTTTCCATGTGGCAAGACTGTACAATGAGCTACAGGCGATGATCGATGCCATGCCGTGCCACTCGGCGCAATCCGGTGCGTGATGCGCCAGGCGCTGACGTTAATAAAAAAAAGCCGCAAGCAGCATGCTGCTTACGGCGTCAGGCTCGGTGACGATGTGGCGATCAGGCAGCTTTTACCGCTCTGATTTTTTTACTGTCAGCTTCAGCTGGCTCGGCTTTATCGTCAGCCGTTGGGGCATCGGGAGCAGGGAGCTTGCTGGTGCGCAGAATATGCTGCACGGTCTCTTTCTGCTCGGCGAGATACAGACCAAGATCTTCAGCCTGGTTTTCATCCATCTGCATTCCGCTTTGCAACAGCCAGTCGGTGAACGCGTCTGCCATATCGAGCAGCTTGTCGTGAGCGTCAGCCTCTTTCTTACTGGCAAATGTCATTTTCTCTTCACCTTTTCTTACGACAACATATTTTATTTCAACAGCCATCACGCACCTCTCATACTGTATTTATATACAGTATAACAGATCCGGGATGATGTTGCAGTAAAAAGTGACTACTGGTGCATCGGCTGGGTTTCACGGCTGCCGATACTGCGTCGCCATGCGCCCGGAGCCTGGCCGTATTGACGCTTAAAGCTGCGGTTGAAGGACTGCTGAGAGTCAAAACCGAGCGCGATTGCCACGTTCAGGATAGGCTCATCGCTGTGGGCTAAGCGTTCAACCGATTTTTGCAGCTTTTGCGCGCGAATATATCCGGCGAGGGGGTAGCCCGTGTGCTCTTTGAACAGGCGCTGGAGGTGCCATTTCGAATAGCCGGAGCGTCTGGAGACGGTCTCAATGTCCAGGCGACTGTCGAGGTTGTTATCGATCCAGTCGAGTAAATCATGCATAAATGCGCCAGTGTTCATCAGGTTTCCCCCACGCAGCGATAGAAAAGTATCTTTGTCTGTTGCACTTTAAGGTGGCCTGGTTTTACGGTAATTGCAAGTTTTATTGTTGCATTTAAATCCTTGCCCGAAACGGGCCTTTTATCGTCGACGCAAATAGCACATAAAGTGCAACAATTATTCTTGCACTTAGTTAGGCGCATTCCTACAATCGCCGCGATAGTGTATTCGAAACTGTTACAGTTTTGTGGCGATGAACGACACAAATGGCCTTAAGCCAGCCCGGACAAAGGAAGTGGCGCGGCGCCTCCCGCTGCGTCTTGCCCGGCGGCTACAATTACCGGAATAAAAATAATGAGCCTGCAAAAAACCTGGGGAAACTATCATCTGAATGCGCTGGGAGCGATGCTGCTCTCCGTGCTGCTCGTCGGATGTGATGACAGCGTCGCGCAAAACGCCGCGCCGCCCGCGCCCGCCGTCAATGCTGCTGACGTGGTTGTGAAATCCATTAGCCAGTGGGATAGCTTTAACGGCCGGATTGAAGCTGTGGAAAGCGTGCAGCTTCGCCCCCGCGTCTCTGGCTACATCGACAAAGTGAATTTCACCGACGGCCAGGAAGTGAAAAAGGGCGAGGTGCTGTTCACGATTGACGACCGAACCTATCGCGCCGCGCTGGAGCAGGCGCAGGCAACGCTGGAAAGGGCCAAAACGCAGGCCAGCCTGGCGCGAAGCGAGGCTAACCGTACCGATAAATTAATCAATACCAACCTGGTATCCCGTGAAGAGTGGGAGCAGCGCCGTTCGGCCGCCATCCAGGCACAGGCCGATATTCGCGCAGCCCAGGCTGCGGTCGACGCCGCGCAGCTGAATCTCGACTT is a genomic window containing:
- a CDS encoding type A chloramphenicol O-acetyltransferase — its product is MEKITPEYTSVDLSRWARKEHFEIFQGFAQSTFNQTVLIDITALLKHIKAVGWKFYPTIIFLISKIVNSHPEFRMAMKDNELIIWNEVHPNYTIFHNETETFSSLWSHYDGNIQHFQNTYTEDIARYGNNFSYWPKEESRENIFFISGIPWVSFTSFNVNVAHMKNFFAPMFTLGKYYEQDGKVLLPLAVQVHHSVCDGFHVARLYNELQAMIDAMPCHSAQSGA
- a CDS encoding YebG family protein, which encodes MAVEIKYVVVRKGEEKMTFASKKEADAHDKLLDMADAFTDWLLQSGMQMDENQAEDLGLYLAEQKETVQHILRTSKLPAPDAPTADDKAEPAEADSKKIRAVKAA
- a CDS encoding glutathione S-transferase family protein → MINILGKTTSINVRKVLWTCEEAGIPYLQEDYGSGFASTETDDFRALNPNAMVPVLMDDDFVLWESNAICRYLVRKAGRHDLLPAEPQACANVERWMDWQATEFNNAWRYVFPALGRKNPDFNDPARIAAGIKEWNHCITILENQLQRTGAFAAGETFTLADVVLGLSVNRWKMTPFDKPDVPAIEAWFERLNQRPAFLRHGNNGMI
- a CDS encoding helix-turn-helix domain-containing protein; translated protein: MNTGAFMHDLLDWIDNNLDSRLDIETVSRRSGYSKWHLQRLFKEHTGYPLAGYIRAQKLQKSVERLAHSDEPILNVAIALGFDSQQSFNRSFKRQYGQAPGAWRRSIGSRETQPMHQ